gtgggcatgggaGGAATAGGCTGACAGTTGAGCTGGGTAATCACACAAGTCTTTTCCAACTATCCTGATGCTATGATTCCGTGAAAATGTTTCTACACATCACTCTGCAGAGAGATTTCCTCAGGGCTTCAACAAGGGGGGAGTCTGGAACAAGGTGGCCTCACCTTCGCAACGGTTTCTATGAAGAGTAAATCCCTTCTGGATGGTTTGCATTTTAGCAGGGGGAGAGCAAAAGACCTCGAAAACTTCAGATTCGGAGCATAAATACTTGTACTTTAGATAGCCCACATGAATTCTGTGCACTTGAATCGGCATTAAAAATGCTGGGTGATCCAGCAGCTATACAGAGTTTAACTTTAGGGTTGATGCTGAAGGCATGAAAGCAGCTTGTACCCAGCTCACACCACTCTTCTGTTTCAGTATCTTATTCGCCCACATCTGGGAGGGTATGTCTCAAATGGATGCAAGAGCCACACGGTGATGCCAACGCTGGGAAATCCAATATGATCGCATTCTCTTTTTGCGTtcagttttcctgcttcttcttaaaagggaaaagcacaaaaagggtaaaaaaaaaaaaaaaagacactttgAATAACTTTGCTGCTCAAGTGTTTTACATTGGCAGTGGCATGGGGCCAGGCCCTGCACCCACCGCTCCCAAGAGGGCAGAGTTCTGTGCATATTCATGAGTAGGAGGTGGCCTTTATGTGGCACCATATGAAACTGTCAGGCAGACTTGCATGCTGAAAGCTGCAATTTTCTGTTCCTCGCAATGTTATCagcaccccatccctgcagcagaagggaatTCCCTTCAGAGAAGgcccagcatccccctgccccgTCTAAGAGCCTCGGGGCTCGATTTCACCCATAAACACAAAGTTCGAAATCATAGAAgcactaaggttggaaaagatttttgAGCCCAACTGTCCACTGGGCAGCCGCGAGTGCAGCAAAGTTGGAGAGAAACTATGAGAGACATATGGTCGCCGTACTCCCTAAAACACCCTAATTGGTGTCTTCAGGTGGCTGCGTGCCCTATCCCTGTAATGAGTAAGATATTGAAAGTCCTGAACTGTTGATGTGACATTTCAATAAATAATGCGGAGATTTCACGGCATTTCCATATTCCTCCTTTAATGTCTGAATGTCTCTGACTTAATCCGAGTTCCTTGGcatttattgctgtttgttaCACTAACAAGTGAGATTAGGAGAATTCTAATGAAGGCTTCCAGTGAAAAACTCTGTGATTAAAATGCCATAATAACAGTTGCATGCATTTATGTGCCTGATTACCATAATCTATTTAGCACAAGTAAACATacaaacagaaggagaaaagcaagcacACTGACACTTCAGCTAAAGGAGAATCTAAAATGAGGGAGAAACAATGTAAATATGTAAATTGCTTTGTGTattctttttatcattttttctcatccttGCTTTTCCCCCCGTTTGCTAATGAGACATCTATGGCTCCGTGCTGCCGTCCCTCTCTGCCCGGACCAAGGGGTGCTTTCGGGCCATCTGCTGGGGCCGCCCTCTCGTACAAAGCCACCGGGCACTCGGGGAGGTGCTCGCAGCAACCTTTGACATCACGGCTGCCAGGGATGGTGCCGGATGGGCCCGAGGCTTTGATGCGTTCCTCCAAATGCAGAGTTCAGCTGTTTCTCCATCAGTGTGAGTCCCAGTGTGAGGTGAGAGGGATGCAGCCCCCCGAAATCATGACAAACGGAAGAGGAATCTTGCCATGTTTCTGGTGCAGACTTTTCAGGCTGGCAGACCGTGTCACTGTGCAAAAGTTTCTGTGTAGCAAAGCGATCGCTCTGCGGAATGTGAACACTTTGGGATCAAGGTCTCAGAACTCAGGATTGATGATACAGGTGAGTTCCTCTGCTGGCACCATCCCCGCTGggatttctgaaagatttttctcctgcacttgggatggggatgggacaAAGGAACAACACGGGgacagttttcacagaatcacagttaCATTCTCtgatgcaaaaaacaaaaacaaaaacagaaacaaaacaaacaaaacaaaacaaaaaaaccttctcagatacaaaaaataaataattaaaaaaaatactttccctCACATCACATCTCCTCTAACAGGGAGAATcatattacagaatcatagaatcgcagaatggcctgggttgcaaaggaccacaatgatcatccagttccaaccccctgctatgtgcagggtcaccaaccaccagcccaggctgcccagagccacatccagcctggccttgaatgcctgcagggatggggcatccacagcctccttgggcagcctgttccagtgtgtcaccaccctgtgtgcaaaacttccttctaatatctaagCCAAACCTCCcctttctcagtttaaaaccatcccccttAGCTCCTAAGCTAAGCTGGAAAAGCTTTCCCAGCCCATAAAAAGATGCTGCAAAGACACTGCTTTGCTCAGTACCAGCATGAGAAGGTCCTCAGCAGGACCTCAGCCCAAGGGTAGCACCACTCCTGCCTGGTGCTTCACTGCCCCTTGGCCAGCCAGCATTGCCAATAAGAAGGGAACATGGCAGTAACGCCAAGCAGCTGTTAAACCAAGCAGCTGTCACACTGCTTCACAACCTCCAGGAATCGCCTTTTGTTAAGGTGATGGCACGCATCTCAAAATGCATTCTTGAAGTTCTTTCTTGGAGCGATGCGCTAAATGAAATCAGATTGGATCTTGtctgattaaataaataaatagatagataaataaatggCAGCATTTTGTATTAAACACAACGAACGGTGGATAAAATACTTACACGTGTTACACCTGTACTGAAGAGCTGATCCTGGACAAGGTTCTTCTGACAGGATGTCAAAGTCAGAAAAAGCCAGTCCCTATTAATGTCAGTGGAGCGGGGCTCGTCCCGTTTGAATGAATAGCAGCGCCTGTTCCGGGCACGGCCGAGCCGAGTGATGAAGGCGCACAGAActcagcccaggctgcagtCAGTCGGAGCCGTCTGCTTTTGTGCTGTAGGTGACAGCCGGCTCAGAGTGACAAAACTTTATCGGTaaaggtttggggtttgtttgcttgttcgTTTTCTTGGTTTCAGCCAGATGAGAGCAGGCAATGGCTCTTTCCTGCGTGTTTCTAATCCTGAAAGTATCACACGCACCGGCTCCGGTATTTCGGAGCCTTCCCTTCGGTAATTCCTGTAAGGATCGGGAGCTTTCCCAACCTCTGGCTGAGTGGGGAGACACGCCGCGTTTTGGCAGAGCACGTGGGGCTGAAACGTGTCCATCGAACGGGTGCGACCAGAAACAAAcccagcagtggaaaaaaagaagacgAAAGAGCCTCAACATAATAGAGCCAACTATCCACTGGCTGAGTTTGGGTCCCCTTCCTGGAGACCGCAGGGACGAGCAGCAGTTGCCCCGAATCAAAGACACCCCCGGTGATTTCTAACACGAAAGCAACGCGCTGGCTTTTATTAAGCGATCGCTCCATCACGTTCCCTGCTTATTTTCATCATTCGGGCTTTCGTCGCCTACAGCCACGACTTGAAacgaacaaaacaaaacaaaacaagaaatccaCCCCATATTCACAGGTAATAAAACAGGCTTCGGGTGAGCAGCGCGGAGCCCCGTGTGTCGTCTGAGGGCGGAGATCGGCCCCTCGCCCCTGTCCCTGTCCTTCCCgagcagccccggccccgccgccttCGGATGCGGCTGCCTCAGGTGGACCCGGCTGTGCTGGAGAGCAAACTCGGCGCAGACTCAGCGCAAATATCGCGCAAAAGCCCTCACGAGATCCTGAAAAAGGAATGAGGGAAACATCGAGTCCCGTTTGGGATACAGACCGCGATGGGCGGCTAAGGGAGAGATCTAAAGTCTCTGGGTGGGTAAAGGTGGCGggagtggaaagaaagaaaaggaggagaaaagaaaaagaagggggaagaTAATAACAGAGgcaaaaaataagaaggaaaaagaagaaagaggaaaaaggagaaaagggagaggagaggagggaaaggacCAGGCACGCACCGAACAGGAGACAGCTTGGGGTGAGGGATGTGcgagagagaaaaggagaggagaggagaggagaggagaggagaggagaggagagggggaaaaaaaagagggggagggaagaaaaaggagaaaaaataaaaggaaaaaatggggggaaaaaagacggaaaaagaagaaaaaataaagagtaagggaaatgggaaaggaaaagaaaagaagacaaaagggggaaaaaagaagaggaaaagaggaagctgCTCGCCTCCACCTCTCCCCAGACACTGAGAGAGGCCCCAGAGGGCCCTCCGCTGAGTTCGGGCTTTCTCCGCCGTGAGCCGGCGCTGAGAGCCTCCGGACCCCGCAGATCAGACGGAGGGGACGGGCCGGGGCCGGAGGCAAACGGGAGTTGCCGGCTCCGCTCTCCCCCGCTGCCCGCTCCCGCCGCCCACCTTCACGTCCCCCCGTCCCCGCGGACAGGTGCCGGTGCTCCGCCCGGGGCGCGTCCCGGAGCGGCGGCACACGCCGAagggcggcggggggcggcccgGCTGTCGGCGGGCGGATTTCCCTAATTGACGCGTTACGGATCAGCCCCGCAACCGTTGGGAAACACATTTCCACGCTTCACTTCTTAACGTTTTAAAGACATCTTTAACGGATGGATGGGGCCGGCCGGGCCAGCTGGGAAACACGCGGGTGTCAAAATAATGCAACAAAGGGCCGGGGGGCGCGGAGGGGCGGCCCGGCGGGAGGAAGCGGCCCCGGGGCGTGCGGCTGCgggtgcggggctgcggggaggGCGTCCTGCGGGCCCCGATCGCGGCTCCGGGAAAGAGCGACGTGAGCGGTGTGAGGAGGGGGAGGTTgttctcctcccccccccacccccccaacaGCTGTTCCCAGAGCTGTCATTGTTACACGTTACGATGGATCTGACAAAAGTCCCTTCCCAGCCCGtccccctccttctccccccaaaccccccccgCGGgctccccgccgcccgcccgcccccaTCAGGCGCGATGCGGCCCTCGGTGACATCAGGCCGCCCCCCCCACCGCCGCGAATTGGCGAAGCCCCCTCCCGCCCGGTGACATTGTTCCTCCCCGGCGCGGCTATAAAGACGCCGCCGGAGCGCCGCAAGGTGCGCGCTGCTCGCCCGACACGGCGCGCCGCTGCCACGGCCGCCCCGAGCAACGGTGAGAGCCGGGGGGACGTAGCGGAGAGAAGCGCGGGGCGGGCGGAACGGACGGGGCGGACGGCGAAGGGGACGAAAGAAACGCGGCTCCGGGAGACGAAGGGGCGGGACGGGAccggacgggacgggacgggacgggaggAGAACAGGAGGGGACGGGTCGTGGCGAACTTTTCGCGGACGCTGGCTGTGGAGCTGGGGCCGTCCCCGGCTCCATCCTTCCGCCGCCATGGGCATGCCCGCCCGCCGGGCCATGGACTCGGACGCCAGCCTGTTGTCTCCAGCCGCCCGTCCTCCCCGGAGCACCGATGAGCTCGTTCCTCGCGGGCCCGGAAATCAATGGCGGCGGCGGAGGATGGAGTGAGGCGGCGGGGGCCTTCACGGGCGGCACCGTGTCCAGCTCGACGCAGAGCGATTCGCCCGCCGGAAGCTGAGCGCCGAGCTGCGCAAGCGCCAATGAGCGCCGcgggggtggtggtggtggacaAGCTGGGCTTCAAGTCCTCGTCGTCGTCGGCCTCGTCGGCCTCGTCCGCCTCTTCCAAGAAGGACAAGAAGCAGATGACGGAGCAGGACCTGCAGCAGCTGCGTCTCAAGATCAACGGGCGCGAGCGCAAGCGGATGCACGACCTCAACATCGCCATGGACGGGCTGCGGGAGGTGATGCCCTACGCGCACGGCCCCTCGGTGCGGAAGCTCTCCAAGATCGCCACGCTGCTGCTGGCCAGAAACTACATCCTGATGCTCACCAACTCCCTGGAGGAGATGAAGCGCCTGGTCAGCGAGATCTACGGCGGCCACCACGCCGCTTTCCACCCCGCCGCCTGCCCCGCCGGCATGGGAGCTCACTCGGCGCCGCTGCCCGCCCACCCGGGCCACCCCGCCTCGCATCCCGCGCACCACCCCATCCTGCCCCCCGCCGCCGTCTCCAGCGCTTCTCTGCCCGGCTCCGGCCTCTCGGCCGTCGGCTCCATCCGCCCCCCGCACGGCCTCCTCAAGTCGCCctcggccgccgccgccgctccgggGCTGGGGGGCGGCTTCCAGCACTGGGGGGGGATGCCGTGCCCCTGCAGCATGTGCCAGGTGGCGGCCCCCCCTCACCACCACGTCTCGGCCATGGGCGGCGCCGCGCTGCCCCGCTTGGCCTCGGACGCCAAGTGAGCCCGTCCCGCAGGGCCGCCCCAGCACCTACGGAGCGCCCCGACGGCGAGGCCGGCCGGGAGGAGCCGCCCGCAGCCCGGCGGCCGTCCGCGCGTCTCTCCCTTCGCTCGGGCCGAAGAGCGAACGCAGCCGGCGGGCCGGAGGAACCCGACGCCGAGGACTTTGGCAGTCCGTCTGCCCGGCCGTCTGTCCGTCCGCGGCCACAGGGGACCGTCCCCATCCCCCACGCCCACCCCCCTACCCCCCTCCGCTCCCGCTCCGATCTCCCTCCGTCGGTTTTGTGTCTTTCGGGCTTTGTACATAGACCCCGCTCCGAGCCCCGTCCGAGCGCTGCGCCGTGTCACAGCCCCGCGGCCGCCGCGCTGCCCTCGGTCCGGTCCGGTGGGGTTCGGTGGGGGGTCGGTTTTTTGATTTCTCCAGTTTTTTAAAGCGTATAACACAGTTCGCGTCCCCGCCGCCTCTAACCACGTTGGAAGTCCGTAATGCTCTCTGTGTCCGTGTCGCAGTCCCGAGCCCCGGGCTCTGCCCAGCAGTAACACTTTTCTTATCGCCGCCCCCTGCAGAGATTTTATcgtctgtttatttttgtaaaaaagaaaaaggaaaaaaagaaaaaaaaaaaagaaacgaaaaaaaaaaagttgctaaataatatttattacttGTTTGGTTGCGAAAGGAAAAGCGATCCGCTGGtgagattttaaataaaaagaaaaaaaaggaaaaaaaaaaaaaaaaagcatttgatgTCAATGGCGCTCGGTATTCGTTAAGATCGGGGCGCGGGGGGGGACGGGAGGGATCGTTCCGAGGCCGAAATCGTTTTTCCTCACTCGTTCCTCGCAGAACGAGGGTGGGGGATGAGCAGCGGATGCCTCCCGGGCTCCGAATCGGGGTGCTGGACCCACGGGGTCCGGCCTTCGGTGGGAGCTCGAAGCGCTACGGGAGAAGGGAACGCGAAACTCCGCCGTTCTCCCGCTGCGCCCAAACGAAAGCCGGCCCCGCGTTGGGCGCACGGCCGCTTCCCGGAGCCCCGAGGGACGGGGTCCCACCTGGGCCGCTCCCTCGGGGCTGCGCGGCCGCTACCTGCAGCGCTCGGCCCAATTAGCGGCGTGCGGCGGGAGCAGGTGAGCGTCAGATGGAGCATCGTTAGGAGCCGCTCTTTATCTCCGGAGCATCGTTAGAAGCCGCTCTTTATCTCCGCTAAAAGCCGTAATGAGCGCCCCGACAGATGCAACAGTCGGCAGCGGCCGGTAGCCGCAAAGTCGTCCGCTCGCCCCTCTCTCCCCCGCCCCCCGACGGCTCTGTCCCACCCCGGAGTCCCAACACCAACAGGTGGTCCCTCCCGGGGCTACCTGCAAATAGAATTAGCGGTGCTGCCGGGCTCCCGGCCCACCCCCCATTCGCTTCCCCATATGCTGCCTCGCACGGGGAAGGGCCCCGCAGGGTACGGCCGGGTCGAGTTACGGGGGGGAGAATGGGCACGGCCCATATGTTCCGCTCACAGCGGTGGAGGCACCGCACCTGTGCACCTCAGTTCCCCGAGGTGAAGGAGAACGGCTCACACCTCATCCCTGCGAGCTCCCCATGTCCCAGTCAGGAGCTGGGCACGACACAAGTGCTGGGACACTGCAGAGCCAAGAGCTGCggcagtggcacagcacagGATGCCGTGTCCTTGCTGCCCGGGGGCCGGGGCTGCTTTATGCACTGCTATAAAGATAGACGGATGTCCCTTGTGTCCCAATGGCCTGCAACCCCCAGTACGGGGCTCTGCCACACTCCCACAGAAGGGGCCGACAACTTTTAGCAGTGCCACCGAGTTGAGATGCTGCGAGAGCGCAGCCCTCACCCTGGAGCCTTTTGCCCTAAAAGATGGATGTAAATGCAAAATAGCCTTTCCCTTCTTGCATTCATCCCTATTCTTGGGATTGTCTTTAGAAGTTTTGTTCCGCCATTTATCTTCACTTGTTGGAGATGTCTTGACAAACTCCTGAGAATCAATTTCCCATCAGCTTTTCGCCTCCACTCCTTGAACTGGCAGGTCAGATCCCACCATATGCATTAGAAGAGGTTATCGGGACGGGCCACCCTGCTCCTTTGTCCCTGCTGATGCGTGTCCCCGTCCCAGTGTCATGCACACGCAGGGAGCCGCTCTCCTCTCGGGGCAGCCCTCAGCTCCCTGCCCGTCATCAATCACTGCACCCCGCTGCCAAAACCAACACAATCGGCCCGGACCCGATACACGGGGTGTTTCCTGCAAGTCAGAAGTGTGCCTTTTACTTTAATGTATTCCCAATGTTGATCCTATTAGCAggaaaaatcaatcaatcacTGTCAGCAACCATCACCAGGCCGCAGATTGATCGCGGGCGTTGGGGTTGTTGGAGAATCCCGCAGATGCAGCAGGCATTTGTTAAATGCTATTTTCAGGAAGGcgtatacatatatgtataagACACACATTTAACGCACATCTTTgtctgctttaaaagaaaaaaaaaagaaaagaaaagaaaaaagaaacactgtggggtttttttggttttggtttggtttgggatgttctttttcttctttcaacaAAACCTGGCACAATTTTAGTTACGTTTATAGATCCCTTGAACTGGGAAATTAGTGGGGTTCTGGGTGGGGGCTTTTTGATTCAAATCGCTAAGCACAGCCTGGGGCTGTTCCCAATATGAAGTTTCTCTCTGCATCCCCTCTGCCCCTTTCATGAGGAAGGATCCAGCTCCGTTGCACGGCTTGGGTGAGCTGAGAGTGCAAAGGGGACACCTCCGGGTTGGACACGTGTAATGATActgtgggaaggaaggaagcattGCCCATCTGATGGGAAAACCCGCACAGAGACACATCTTACAGCCCCAGTGTTATTCAGGTCCTTCCATGCCATCACCTGGCACCACAGAGCCAGCACCAGTGGGAAGCAACCCCTGCAGCCATCCTACCACTTGCATCCTTTCACTTACATGCGAAGATGCCAAATGCTAATGAAGAACAGGGCAGACGAGGAAAGCAAAGGGGCGAAGGCAAGCACCCACCCATGGCACGTATGTCCTACAGAAGGGAGAACCCTGTAGAGGTGGGCTCTGGGGAGTAAGGTTCGGGTGGAACCTCACAGTAAGGTCAGCACTAAGGtttcatttctacttttaaGTCCTCGGGGGAAGAACACTTAGCAGCTTGGTTAACAAACTGCCCCTAATCCCGACCATGCAAAATGGTCCTTCGGAAAAACGAAAGGATGCTCACAGAAATCCTCTCGGTCACACTGAGTCTGTTACTAAATGAACTTTTAATGCATTGAAAACATATTCATTATAATGTATAAAGAggcaattttcattttgtttgtgttcttaAGAGTGTGACAGCGTCTTGTTTGCAACTGCCCCTGGGTATAAGCTATCATTGTGTGACTTAATTAGATATTCTACATGCTAGTGTGAGGGACATATGTCTATTCACTGTAACAAACATCGAGAGTCTGCCACATGCTTTAATGTTTCTGCTACGCTGAAATAAAGGCAGAGCAAGTGCAAGCTCTCCCAAGGACCTGTGGCCCCAAACAGCTTGAACACAACCCGCCAGCATTCACCGATTGGTTACAGTTTATTAACAGCCCATAAACTTCTCATCTGCTCCTGGGCGTTTGGTAGGGTTGTCACCTGCAACTGCCAAGAGTGGCACAGTTGCTGCAGACGTGCGGCCGTGCTGCTCGGAGCCCAGCTTTGATGGctctctcctcccagctccGGCAGCACTGAGTTTGCACGGGACACAAGGTTGTGTGAAGGTGACCCaaaacttaaatatatatatatatattagaaagCCTGGTAAGGAAAGCTGGGAGAGAGCAGCTTTTCCACCATCAGGACATCTGCAGATGCCAGTGCCGCAGGAAAACTAGCCTTTGCCTTCACAAATAGCTCACAGACAGCAGATTTACACTAGAGCTCCCCAGCGGTGCCGTGGGACTGCCCAGAACTGTGTCTGCCTCTGAGTGCCTCTGCAGATCCACTTTCTGTGGCTTCATTTTGTTCCCAGCCTCCCTAAGCAGGACAGGTGCCAGCAATGGGGAGGTGAGGGCAGGCATGCCACCCCCTGGGCACACCAGTAAGTGAATGTAGGGAAACTAGGTATGGTAATGGTGGGATTTTGTGATCTGTTTACCCATCCACAGTCCAGATACAACACCTACAGTAGGGAGAAACAAGCCCCACATGTGAAGCTTTCTTGTAAATGTTTGTTCATGTCACGTCAGGACCAAGGGGCAGTGAAATGGGGAGAAAACCATCCTGAAAACATCCCATTTGTTCAAAGGACTCTGTGGAAGGATGTGGAGTTTTACTGTCACATCCAGCTCCTCACATCTCCAAGTTATTTTAAAGAGGAGATATAGCACACTGAACATTTTTGATGAAACACAGATCTCCCTACACACACACCTGATCTTTCCCTAGCAGAGGGTGCAGAAGCTTCCAAGGTGCCAGGTGAGGACCCACATTTTGTCATagaaccatttgagttggaagagatcctTAAAGGCCATTTGGTCCACTCCCCCTACaataagcagggacacccacagctccatcaggtgctcagagcccacaTACAGCCCGACCttgagtgtctgcagggatggggccaGCACCTCTCTGAGtaacctgttccactgcctcaccaccgTCACTGTGCAAGGCTGCAACGCCTGGAAGACACAGGGTTTCATCACCCAGGCATTGCCATCCATGTCCTCCCTTTTGCCTCTGTTGGGTGGAATGATCAGAAGGGTGAGGAACTCCCTGGGCTCCTCAGCCTGGCCAGTCAGCAAAGCTTTCCTTCTCATCCTCCACCACAGGTTTCCAGTGGTGaccctggggctgtgctgctgcaaataGCCGTCCTTGGGTGCACATGTGCCAGCGTGAAAAGGCAGCTGATGAAAAATCGGAGGCTTTTCAtctgtggttttgttctctgctcacacacacacactcacacgCACATCCAGAATGCCTAATTCTCCAGACACCTCCATCAAAAGGCCCAAACACACTTCTTCCAGGTTTGCTGCcgaaggaaacaaaacaggtCTGTTTGTCCTCACAAAGGCCTGCGTGAGCTAATCCCCGCCGCCTCCTGTCCCGGGACCGTCCTGCTGGCTGAGCATCCCCTGAGCAACAGGGCGGCAATTCATCCCGACCAGAGGGCCGCAGCCCCACGCAGGGCGGCCCGCCACTGCTCTGTATGCAGGGGGAGGCCTCTGCCAGGCCGTCCTGCTATTGTTTGCCGTGCGCCTCAACCATCTGGGATAAGCAAGCGGCCAACTTGCCCGCGCTGCTCCAACCAGCGCCCGGCTGAGGTTTTGCTACCTATTTTCTGTGGCCCGTCCCGCTCCATCACAccactgccccacagcagccatggCAGGCCTATGCACTGAATGACTGTGGATGGCACCTCAGCAACTCAGACAGCCAAAACCTTGCTAACAAAGTGTCTCCCAGCTATGCCTGCCTTCAGGCAGCCAACTCTGTGTGGAATAATGCTGCCAAGGCCGGCTGCTCCAGGACGAGTCTCAGGAGGGTCCATGggcctggcagcacagcaagggGGCTGGGGCTCCCTGCCCACACACACCAGCCCACTGCAGTATGGCTGGCGATGGTCCCTCTGGGTTCAGGGCGAAGGCTGTGAGACACAGGGTGTTAGGGATTCAGCAGTGCCAAAGCACGGCCAGGCCCTC
The Coturnix japonica isolate 7356 chromosome 1, Coturnix japonica 2.1, whole genome shotgun sequence DNA segment above includes these coding regions:
- the OLIG2 gene encoding LOW QUALITY PROTEIN: oligodendrocyte transcription factor 2 (The sequence of the model RefSeq protein was modified relative to this genomic sequence to represent the inferred CDS: deleted 5 bases in 3 codons), with product MDSDASLVSSRPSSPEPMSSFLAGPEINGGGGGWSEAAGAFTGGTVSSSTQSDSPPEAERRAAQAPMSAAGVVVVDKLGFKSSSSSASSASSASSKKDKKQMTEQDLQQLRLKINGRERKRMHDLNIAMDGLREVMPYAHGPSVRKLSKIATLLLARNYILMLTNSLEEMKRLVSEIYGGHHAAFHPAACPAGMGAHSAPLPAHPGHPASHPAHHPILPPAAVSSASLPGSGLSAVGSIRPPHGLLKSPSAAAAAPGLGGGFQHWGGMPCPCSMCQVAAPPHHHVSAMGGAALPRLASDAK